DNA sequence from the Acidothermus cellulolyticus 11B genome:
TCGGCTGAGCCGAAAAGCGCATCGGCTGAGCCGAGACGCCGACTCGCTGGGACGCCGGTCGGCAATGCCCGGCCCGGACGCCAGCCGGCAATGCCCGGCCCGGACGCCATCCGGCAGGGCCCGCCCGGCCCGGCCCGGACCTTCGTCTTCCAGCTCGCTCGACCGTCGCGCGGCGGATGAATCCGCTCCGGCCTACCCTCAGAGCGTGGCACTTACCTCCTCGGCCGAATCCCCGGTACCGGTACGGGAAGTCGCGCGGCAGATCGGACTCTGGGTCGGCCGGCTCGGTCGCATCTGGGTCGACGGGCAGCTCACGCAAATAAAAATCCGCCCAGGCACGAACACCGTTTTCTTCAACCTGCGGGATCCCTCGGCCAACGTCACCCTGCTCGCCACCTGCCCGCGTCAGGTCTTCGAGTGCATCGAGCCGAAACCCACGGAAGGTCTGCGGGTGGCGGTCTTGGGCAAGCCGGAATTCTACGTGCCGCGCGGCAGTTTGCAGCTCGTCGTCCACGACATCCGGCCGATCGGCATTGGCGATTTACTGGCCCGCCTGGAACGCCTGAAGAAAATCCTTGCCGCTGAAGGGCTGTTCGCCCCCGAACGGAAGCGCCCGCTCCCCTTTCTGCCGCGCGTTGTCGGGCTGATTTGCGGCCGCGGTTCGGCGGCGGAACGGGACGTCGTCGAGAACGCGCGCCGGCGCTGGCCCGCCGTCCGTTTCGACATCGCGGCGGTGGCGGTGCAAGGTCCGTACGCGGTACCGGAGATCGTCGCCGCCCTCCGCCGGCTCGACGACGACCCCGTGGTCGACGTCATCGTCATTGCCCGCGGAGGCGGCAGCGTCGAAGACCTCCTGCCTTTCTCCGACGAGACCCTGCTGCGCGCGGTCGCCGCCTGCCGCACGCCGGTGGTGAGCGCAATTGGTCACGAGACCGACACACCGCTCCTCGACTTCGTCGCCGATGTCGCCGCCTCCACGCCCACGGACGCCGCCCGCCGGATCGTGCCGGACGTGGCGGAGCAGTACGCCCAGCTCGCGCAGCTCGGCGATCGACTCCGGAACGCACTGCGACATCGGATCGACCGGGAGCAACAGGTCCTCGACACGTTGCGCTCCCGGCCGGTCCTGGCACACCCCGTCCAAGACATCAACCGGCGTGGCGAGGAGATTCTGCGGCTGGTGCGCGCCGGGCGGACCGCGCTGGACACGGCGATCCGGGCGGCGGACGCCGACGCCCGCCACCTCGTCGCTCGTCTGCGGGCGCTCGCCCCGGCGG
Encoded proteins:
- the xseA gene encoding exodeoxyribonuclease VII large subunit produces the protein MALTSSAESPVPVREVARQIGLWVGRLGRIWVDGQLTQIKIRPGTNTVFFNLRDPSANVTLLATCPRQVFECIEPKPTEGLRVAVLGKPEFYVPRGSLQLVVHDIRPIGIGDLLARLERLKKILAAEGLFAPERKRPLPFLPRVVGLICGRGSAAERDVVENARRRWPAVRFDIAAVAVQGPYAVPEIVAALRRLDDDPVVDVIVIARGGGSVEDLLPFSDETLLRAVAACRTPVVSAIGHETDTPLLDFVADVAASTPTDAARRIVPDVAEQYAQLAQLGDRLRNALRHRIDREQQVLDTLRSRPVLAHPVQDINRRGEEILRLVRAGRTALDTAIRAADADARHLVARLRALAPAATLERGYAIVLDPAGRVIRGADEVQTGDELVVRLGRGRLRVTVTDVAPAETDHPLGSLA